CTTTCTTACCTTTTCAGTATCTTCCCTCTAATTAACACTCCTTAATACCATGAAAACAATTATGACATGCTTATAACCAACTCCATCCTGACAAGACCACGAACTTTTAAGACTGctcaagataatttttttcaattttgaagCCTCAAGTCATTTTTATAACAAACAATAATTACAAATTTACTTgaataaaaacacatttcttagaagagaaatacagaatttgatTCACCTTTTTGATATCTTCATGCTCATAGATACTTGGGGCCAATGCAGAAGAAAGTCTCTCATATATGTCTGGTTTTTTAGAAAGCTCTTTTAGAATTTCCACACGTTCCTCTGTAAACATTTTTTGCTCCGTTTCCTCATCAACACCATGCAGGCGTTTTGCATCTGTCTTGCGATAGTGTATGACATCAATGTGGGTCTTATATACGGATTTTACGTTGCTGACCCTTGGATTAACTCTAATTGGGACTGCCCTGTAGATAcctaaatacaatttttaatcaCAGTATTAGATATAAAAAAACATGGTAAttccaaaacctgaaaaatttacatttttccctTGAAAAGCTCTTCAAAACAGCCTAAATACTTTGGTCAGTTTGTTTCCCAGTACCAGTAAGTCATGCAGAAGTCAACGGAACACATTTAAGTCATCTAGACCCTATTTTTGCAGTTACATCCATGTTTAATGTTCCTATCACAAGTGTTCTCAACAAGGTAAATGCCtaagcatttttgaaaaaaattaaggcTTGATGCTTTTGAAAGTCCTGCGCTGATGTCTGAAGTCAGCACTTTCTTTTATAAGTGCCAAGTTTAATAATGGATTTCTACTGTATCTCTAACAGCCAGCAGTACAGCAGCTGTTTTAAAGCAAAGTGGTTTATAAAATGTGGTTGCAGTATCTAACAAGAGTTACTCTATGTTGCCACTCTCCTGACAGTAGACACTATTTAAGATATTGCCTCTTCCTCACCTACATTCTCGGAATGACCAAATCGTCCATGTCAGACAAtatggagattgtctagtccaaccacGGGCTTAAACTGGAGTCAACTAGAACAAGTTGCTAAAGGCCTTGTCCAGTCAGGTTCTGAGTATccctaaggatggagactctacacagcctttctgggcaacctgtgctggaGCTTGACCACCCAAAGAGTAAAAAAGTTCTTATTGTTTAACGGAAACTTCCTGTACTTCAACTTGTGTCCACTGCCTGccactgggcactactgagaagagtctggctctgtcttcttgaCACCAGCACCCCCCTGCACCGAATCAGGTATTTATAAATACACTgctaagatccccctgagccttctcttctccaggcagagcagtcccagctttctcagcccTTCCGTATAGGACAGAGGCTCCAGTTATCATCATGGCCCTTTGCTGAATTCACTCCACTATGTTCATGTCTCCCTTGTACGAGGAGAGCCCAGAagtggatgcagtactccagatgtggcctcaccggTGCTaaatagaggggaaggatcacctctcttgacctgctggcaacactcctcctagtGCAGCAGCCCCGGAAGCTGTTGGCACCACAGTCATGTGGTCTATCAAGCACTGCTTCCTTCCAGTTTTGCTTTTGTCTGCAACTTTGCTGTGTCACATCATGCAGATCATCAGTAAATACATCAGTGTTTGGCCCCAATATTGACCCCTAGGGTACACCCGTGGTGACCGGCCTCCAGCTCGACTTTGTGCTACTTATCATAATGCTTTGAGCCCAGCAGTTCTGCCAGTTTTAAATGCATCTCACTGTCCACATATCTAACGCATAGACCATCAGTTCATCTGTGAGTATATTATGGGAGACACTGATGAAAGCTTTGCTGAAGTCAAAATAAAGAACATCCACTGCTCCAGTCATCTCATTGTAGAAAGCTGTTACCCactgtaaatccatgctggctacCCCCAActaccttcttgtccttcatatgATTAGAAATGGTGTCCAGGATTATTGGCTCTATCACCTTCTCAGGGGTCAAGACGAGgttgactggcctgtagttccccaagtCTCCTCCTTGCCCTAGGAGAGACACTGGCTTTCTTCCAGTATCTTAGCCAGTcaccatgacttttcaaagaGTGGCCTTGGAAAGACAGTGGCCAGAGACAGTGgaccagctccctcagcatccCATCAGGTCCCTTTATAGACAGTTCAGATCAGTGAAAAACGAAGACACAAATATTCAAACCAAATTTTACCTGTGACATTAATTCTATCACCTGGCTGAACCTTATCAACAAGGTCATTATGAGCAAACAGCACAACCGTATGCGGGGTCTGTCCAGCCGGCATATCTTCAGGTGACTCCTGCAGTTTGATCTAGCAAAAAAACCTTAAGTTTTAGtttcaaaaaagcaaagcttttccATAGAGCATACAACAGAATCTTGTATTAGTATGGTCTTCAGCATCATTTTGAATCAGGAACATTGCTCAAGAACAAAACACCCCCACCCAAACAGCGAAGCCGATTACTAATAAAAAGATATGATGAAAATGAGAATTCTGCTGGTTTGTACTGGTATGGATAAAATGCTGTCACAGACAAGGCTCATCTAGTCTAGATAGAAGTGGACATACTACATATAAAGGGGCTTCTATATGGAAACATTAAGATGTGTACATACTTAATTTCATCCTTTTGATGCATTTCTTCTCCAGAGTAGACTTACCTTTTTGCTAAGTTATTTCACCCATTTTCACATTCCAACACTTTTTGGTTTTCAAAACATTCAGTCTCAAGATACATACATTAATGATATGGATCATATTAGGGGGGTGGAGGAGCAATAACTAGAAACTGTTTCATTTTAGCCACTACCTAAATGCAACATACCATCTGTTTGTCAGAGAACATGGATCGGTTGTGAATTAGTGCCATACTGTGTGTTGTGTTACAGTTCTTGCATACTGATGGCTCAGCAATCCTGCCACGATCGATTTCCACTCTGGTGGTGAAAGCGCAAACCTGGCATTTAAAGAATGCTTCCTGCATCTCGGGAATTAACTGGGAGCTTCTGATGACCATGCCACTGATGGTGATAAGTTGATCAATATCTACGAAATATAGAGACTAATGTCATGATGTCATCATCTTAAAATTTAAGATAACCTTCAAAATTTCATGTTACATTCGTTTTTAGGTAAACACTCGGTTAGGTACTAGTATTTTgtctaaaacaaagcaaaaagaatcaTAAATGTGTGGTACAATTATTCTCATTTACAGGAGTATTTATAGAACAGAAGAATCCTTCACACTTGCATAACTAAGAACACAAGTAGCTGATGCCTGGAAAGATTTCCTTTATGGATAGATCATTCTGCAATTGCTTCTGAAATTTTATATAAACAAAAGACATTGGTCTGGATGGACCCCAAGTACAGTTTTATACAGTCTTCCATGTAATTCTATATTAACATTCAATAAGTTTATATAAATCCTTAAGATTCCTTTCTAACATGGTAATCAAAAGTTTACCTTCAGGGTTTAGACTTCTCATATTCCTAGTCTTCAGTGCATTATATGGCCTTACTTGAATTTGATGTTCTAATATTGAATCGGGGTAACGATCAAAAAAGATTTCATTGGCAGCCATGTCAAATGTTGGGATAACTTCCTGTACAAAATTGTTATAAACAGGTAAGCTTAcacgttaaaaaaaaataatcatataatgaaatatttttgtatgaaGCATTTTACGTGCTGCTTATCAACCAGGAATGAGTAAAAATTATGCCAGCTGATCATTTTCCTACATAACAGAAAACTTGCTGTTTAGATCAGATTTATTCATTTGAGTATtgcaaaggggggaaaaaaaaagtgcaagactCCAGACATTGTAGCTACTACAGTGGGTACCTCATGCATGCAAAATTAGCTGGTAAACTGCAATCAACTACTATGCAacaagacattttaaattaagtaaaaCAAAGAAGCCACAGAGATTACACTGAACATACAAAGCATGCATTGCATTTCAACAAACATATTAAAAGTCAGAAATATGAAAGGGCCActtgaaaaccagaaaacaagtGCACTACTTCACCTGAGGATAGCAGATCAGTTGCCTGTAAAGATTTTCATCAAATGATCTTAGATGGTCGCAATTTACATTCAGGAATGGTTCCCCAACCATATTAATCTGCAAGGTATTGGAAAGGAAAACTTTAGCTCAATGACACACAACACTAAAAAAGAGAGATTTCGCTGTGTTACAAGTACCTCTTCAAGTCGTTGCATATAGCGTGGCTCGTTAAGATCCAAGCCAATATCTTCATCCTCCTTAGCTAGTGGATCAATGAAGCGCTGAAGAAATCTCTGAATGTTAAGAGGTAACAGGGAGACAGAAGGGAAAGATGAGCAGAATTTAGTAGTACAAACAGCTACTCTGTATCAGATTCAACTAATATTTGTTTAAATCAAACTAGCCTTTCattcaaaaaaggagaaaacaagttGTTAACCTACCTGGAATTTTTCTTTGCATGAGGCTACATTAACATCTGTTCCCCAAATAACAAGCTTTTGTCCAAGAGATTGCTCGGTTGCTACATCCTCAGCTGGCTGCACGGAAACAAATTAAGCATATGCAGATATGCATAGCTGTTTAAAAAGAAGTTGTCAGATGTGATATCTGAGACATCTACCTACCCCATCTGAGTGTAAATCGACTTGTCTGGCTTTACGGACAGACCCAAGATCCGGCCTCTGCCTAACCGGAGTTCCTCGTACACCACTTCGTGGAGTACCCTCTACCCTGGAGCTGGGTGTGCCGTAAGTCAGAGGTGAACTGATATCGAAGTCAAGAggaatagctaaaaaaaaaaaaagttttactgtGACTGATCAAGACATTTTACATTTAGACCAGACTAAAATTCAGCCTCTGCATTTGTCTCATTCTTTTAACTCTACTGCCATGAATAGCATCAATCAATTTCAGCGTTTTgttaaaacagaaacaataaaGATGTTGCAAGTCTACCTAGAACTTTTCTTTATATTAACATCTCTTCTGAGAGATCCCAAGTTCTAGTAAAGCTTTGCTAGAAAACTTTCTACACTGGTGTTCAAGCATAAAGTCAAAATGTAGCATTTTAGATGAAACTCATTTCTCAGTTATTTTTGGGCCCATAAAACAAGCGACACGACAATTACCACCTGTACTGCAACTAAAACCAATCCTGTTTATAAAGCAAGAAAGGCATTTTATGGCAATCAAGCTAATTCTTTCTGCACTAACAATTGATTTATTCTTTCTAGAAATACATAAAAGAATACGGTATAATCCCCGACACATACTCCCATGATAATTTAAGCTACAACAGCAGATCCACACCCCTGACCCTGACTATGCTGTCCTGCTCACTGTGCTAAACTCAAGTAAGAAACTGAAGACAAAAGTTATTTTTCCCCTAGAGCATTTTCCAGCCGGATCCATCCTCCACGCTGTCTCGCCACACACGAGCGTGCCGGGCTGTATCCAGGGCACCCCCGCAGCCACGAGCGAAGCGGCACAGCCGGCCCCTGCCCCAGCGCTGCTGCCCGAGCCCCGGCGTACCGGAGTGGCGGAACTGCGGGGGGCTGGAGAAGAGAGCATCGGGGGCGCTGGGGGGGCTCTGCACGTCGGCGGGCGGGGAGGTGGGCATGGGCTGCAGGTCCCCGGTGGAGGTGGAGTCGTCCGTCCGGCGCTTCTGCGAAGGA
The DNA window shown above is from Strix aluco isolate bStrAlu1 chromosome 1, bStrAlu1.hap1, whole genome shotgun sequence and carries:
- the MCM4 gene encoding DNA replication licensing factor MCM4; translation: MSSPASTPSRRRGKRGRGSNPPTPQDARSPPSQKRRTDDSTSTGDLQPMPTSPPADVQSPPSAPDALFSSPPQFRHSAIPLDFDISSPLTYGTPSSRVEGTPRSGVRGTPVRQRPDLGSVRKARQVDLHSDGPAEDVATEQSLGQKLVIWGTDVNVASCKEKFQRFLQRFIDPLAKEDEDIGLDLNEPRYMQRLEEINMVGEPFLNVNCDHLRSFDENLYRQLICYPQEVIPTFDMAANEIFFDRYPDSILEHQIQVRPYNALKTRNMRSLNPEDIDQLITISGMVIRSSQLIPEMQEAFFKCQVCAFTTRVEIDRGRIAEPSVCKNCNTTHSMALIHNRSMFSDKQMIKLQESPEDMPAGQTPHTVVLFAHNDLVDKVQPGDRINVTGIYRAVPIRVNPRVSNVKSVYKTHIDVIHYRKTDAKRLHGVDEETEQKMFTEERVEILKELSKKPDIYERLSSALAPSIYEHEDIKKGILLQLFGGSRKDFTHTGRGNFRAEINILLCGDPGTSKSQLLQYVYNLVPRGQYTSGKGSSAVGLTAYVMKDPETRQLVLQTGALVLSDNGICCIDEFDKMNESTRSVLHEVMEQQTLSIAKAGIICQLNARTSILAAANPIESQWNPKKTTIENIQLPHTLLSRFDLIFLMLDPRDEAYDRRLARHLVSLYYRSEKKMEEEYMDMAVLRDYIAYARSYVNPRLSEEASQALIEAYVDMRKIGSGRGMVSAYPRQLESLIRLAEAHAKVRFSEKVETVDVEEAKHLHREALKQSATDPRTGIVDISILTTGMSTTARKRKEELAQALRKLIQSKGKTPALKYQQLFDDLRAQSDTAVTKEMFEEALRALADDDFLTVTGKTVRLL